The DNA window AGAAGCGGGAGCGCGAGTGGGTGTTCTCGGACATTCCGCTCATCGATTATCCGATCATCATCACCGACGCAACGACCGTACTGTAACGGAGTTAACCATGAAAGTCACCGGCTTAAAAACATTCATCTGCGACGTGTACCGCACCAATTGGGTGCTCGTGAAGGTGATGACCGATGAAGGGATATACGGCGTGGGCGAGGCCACCCTCGAACACCGTGAGCTTGCCGTTGAAGCGGCGGTGCGTGAGCTTGAGCGATACCTTGTAGGAAAGGACCCGCACAATATCGAGGCGTTCTGGGCTGAGGCATATCGCGATTCGTACTGGCGCAACGGGCCTGTGCTCATGACAGCGCTCTCCGGCGTTGAGATGGCGCTTTGGGATATCAAGGGCAAAGCACTCGGCGTGCCGGTGTATCAGCTTCTCGGCGGAAAGGTGCGCGACGAAGTGCCCTGCTATGCGAATGCGTGGTTCGCCGGCTCGAAGACGCCCGCGGATTTTGCCGCGAAGGCGAAGGAAACGGTTAAGCTCGGATACAAAGGGCTTAAGTGGGATCCGTTCGGCAAAGCGTATCTCTCGCTTACGGCGGAAGAATTCAATACTGCTGTCGAGTGCGTCGAAGCGGTGCGCGATGCTGCCGGCAAGAACGTTTTTCTCATGATAGAAGGTCATGGACGGCTCGATATACCCACTGCGGTGCGCGTGGGGCATGCGCTGGAGAAATTCGATATTTACTGGTTCGAGGAGCCGATACCGCCGGGCGATCTCAAGGGGCTTGCCGAAGTGAAGCGGCGCATCAATATTCCGGTCGCTGCCGGCGAGCGTCTCTTCGGGCGCTGGGAGTACCGCGATTTCTTTGAGCTTGAATGTGCCGATTTTGCACAGCCGGATCTCTCGCACGCGGGCGGCATCATGGAGATGAAGAAGATCGCAGCGATGGCGGAATGTCACTATATACCGTTCTGTCCGCATAATCCCATCGGCGCGGTGACGAATGCGGCAACGCTTCAGCTCGCGGCCTGCGTGACGAATTTCCATCTGCTTGAAACAATGTCCAACGATGTCCCGTACCGTAGCGCGCTTACGACGGAGAAGATACAATTCGAGAACGGCATGATGAAGATACCCGATGCGCCGGGGCTGGGCATCGATATCAACGAAGAGGAACTTGCAAAACACCCGTATACACCGCATAATCTCAGGCACTTCAACGGCGATCTTACGATGATACGTCCGAAAGATGCCGGCGGTTGGACGAAATAGGAATTTCGATTACAGACGTTTATGGAGTGGAAAAATGCAGATCGATAACAGGAAAGCAGTTCCGATAATTCTATTGGTTATCCTGAATTGCGTGGCAAGTCTTTTACTCTACGCCGGGGAAACACCCCTGATCCATATCGATTTTGAAGACTTGTCTGGGAGATCAAGTTTGATCGATTTGGGTCGAAACAAAACAGGAATACATGACGGTGGATTCAACTACTCGCCCAATCTACCCCCCGGTCATCGGGAAGGTTTCAGCCTTGAGCTGAGTAAATCAGAATCGATTTCCTATCCATCTGTTCGCGAAACGCTTTCCAACTTCACCGTGATGTGCTGGGTATTTCCGATAGAACGAGGCGAATGGACTCGACCATTGGGAAATGTAATGCCCGATGTGAGTGCAGGTTTCGCCATCAGCATGGGTCCGAAAATGTCATTTCGATTTGGCTTTGCGCAAAAAAGTAATGGAAGCAGTATAAAAAACTGTTCTGTTCAGTTTGCCGATGAGAGCATCCCGGTAGGCGTGTGGTCTCATTTGGCGGTGGTGTATCTGGCGGGGAGTGAGATCAAAGGGTTTGTCAACGGCAAGGAAATGAGCGCTGTCAGTAAATACCCGTCGAAAAACTGGGGGGCGATAGTCACTTCGTCAGCAAAATTTTCACTCAATGGCGGTAACAAGAAAAGTGCACTTCGAATGGACGGCGTTTATTTGTTCACGAACGCACTTTCAGTTGAACAAATTGGCGATTGGGCGGAGCATCCGGATACATCGTACTTGACGAACAGTAAGTTAATGGATACCGTGCTGAAAGACGAAAGTGAATACATCATCGGAAACACGGGGGGCAAAACCGACTCGCAGGAGACTGCAACCGGAGCCCTCGGGCTCAGCATCGACTGCACCAAGTCCTTGGGGAAAGTTAACCCTGCCGTAATGGGAACTTGCTTGAGACCGCAGAGAGTCACAAGCTACGAGACAGTGCGATTTAATGATGTGGGTGATTTTCAATCGTCGGGCTATGGGTTGATACAATCGTTCAGCGCGAATGGCGTGAATAGATTGGCGCCGATTTTCAAGAACACGTCAACTCGTTTGTGGATGCAAACGATGCCCAACGAAACAGTCCTTTGGGAAATGCAGGCGCCCCTCATCAAAGCAATGTATCCCGCTAAATATTTTGTTCTTAATAACACCGCTCAAGGCAGCTATAAAAATAAAGTTGCGTACCGCTCCGAATCCGACAACACCTTAGTGGGAACGGCTCAACCCAAGGTGTATGCCGGCGGAGCATTGACTGCATGGTTGCGACTGAAGGAAATCCTCGGGACGGAAATTTTTGAGATGTATTACGAAATTTGGAATGAACCGCAATTCCCGGGAAATGGCACATGGGATCCGGTTTCCTTTGCAGCCTATACGAAAGATGCGGCTCGGCACGTGCGATCGATCGGAAAGAAAATAAAAATCGCGGCATCGCTCAATCTTGGGGATGCAGTATGGAACGATCAACTGCTCCAGAGAATACAGCCTGAGGAAATCGATTGTGTTGTAAACCACAATTACGGCTCATCGTGGATCAATATCTCGAAGGATACCGGCGAAACCTATTTCGCCCGTATGGGTGAAATTGCCAAGCAATATGCGTTGATCGGAAACAATCTGGAGCTTACCGCCAAATACGGTCGCGGAAACTGGGAATATGCAATAACCGAATGGAATATTCATCCGGAAGGATACAAGGGGCTTTTTCCCGCCAATGGTGACATGGCAGCAGCCTTGTATCACGGAATGATGCTCAATCTCTTTCTTGAAAAGAAAGTAAGCGCGGCGCAGCAATTTCAACTGCAGGGAACGACGCATTTCGGGCTCATCCGCGATGCCGATGCGTTGGCGCCCTTCCCCGCATTCTTCGTATACGATTTTTATACGCGCTATCTCAAGGGTTCGCTGGTACATACCGTTGTGCAGTCCCCGACGTTCCCCTGGCGCACCGCTCCCGTTGAAGGAAAACCCGATACGAAGGTGTATGACGAAAAGGTACAGGCACTTCGTGCCGTCGCTTCCCGGACGACGACCCACCTCAACGTCATCCTGATAAATCTGCTTCCCAAGACCGACGTCCGGATACCGATCACCTTGACCGGCGCGGTCCCCCACGGGACGATCATTTCGGAGGAATTGAATGGATGGGATCTCGGGGGACTGTCATCCACTGCGGAAGAGATCATCTCGAAGGTCTATGAAACGAATGAAGCCGTTGCATCCTGCTATGATGGCAAAGAGCTGACACTGTCCGTCCGCCGCCACGGACTGAAGGCTTTTCGAATACCGATAAAGACCGCGGAACGATGAGCCCGATGGCTCCGGACTCTTGGGACTGGGAAGAGCACGCGCAGCAAGAACGATCAAAGGAGCGATCATGAACAAGCATGTTGAAAGTCTACTTCCGAAAGGAAAGAAGTGGAAGCTCGTGTGGCACGACGAATTCGAGGGCCCCACGCTCGATGAAAGCAAATGGAGCTATCGTCTCCATCTCATGCATAAGCGGCATGAGACATTCTCCGACGGCGGGGTGATCTTCGACGGAAAAAGCAACATCCTTCTTCCGCTCATCAAGGACGGTGATAATTTCCGCTCGCCGCATCTGCAAACGGGAGCCAATTTCATGGACATGCCGGAAGAGGCATACGGGAAATCGATGTACAAGTGGCCTATCGGGAAATTTCAGGAGCAGAAGTTCCTCCATAAATATGGATATTACGAATGCCGCTGCAAGCTCCAGACAGAGCCCGGCTGGTGGTCGGCGTTCTGGCTGCAGTCGCCTATCATCGGTGCTGCTCCGGATGCGAATTTCTCGGGTGTAGAAGTCGATATCATGGAGAATTTCGCCCGCGACGGCATCGTCTATCACAACAATCACTGGGACGGCTATGGTGCCGACCACAAGCAGGCGGCTTCGGGGAAACGATCGCTTACGGAAACACCCGATGGCTTTCACGTTTTCGGACTTGACTGGAGCCCGGACGGATACACGTATTACATCGACGGCGAAAAGTCGTGGTTCGTCGAGGGACCGGTTTCTGACCGCGAGCAGTTCGTTTTGATCTCCACCGAGTGTAACGGATACCGCAACAGTGATTCACCGAGCGATGAACTGAAACAAGCGAAACTTCCTGACTATTTTATTGTTGATCATGTGCGTGTATTCGATCTCGTAGAGTAAAAGGAACGGTAATGGACAGCACACTTCCAACAGAAAAACAGATCGACTTCCAGAACTGGGAATTCGGCATATTCATCCACTTCGGCATTCGCACGTTCTACGAGGGCTGGAAGGACATGGACAAACGCCCGATGGAAGCCGTGAAGTTCGATCCCTCCGCGCTCGATTGCCGCCAGTGGGTGAAGACTGCGCACGATGCCGGTGCACGGTACATGGTGTTCACCGCGAAACATCATGATGGGTTCGCCAATTGGCCGTCGAAGTACACGAAGTTCTCCGTTGCGTCATCGCCGTGGAAGAACGGGAAAGGCGATGTGCTCCGCGAGTACACCGATGCCTGCCGTGAATTCGGCATACACCCCGGACTGTACTATTCCCCATATGATCACACATCTCCCGTGTATAACGATCCGAAAGCATATGATGATTATTTCATCGATCAGATATCGGAAATACTCACCGGCTACGGAGACATCGATATGCTCTGGCTTGACGGCTGCGGCAGCGAGAAGCACACCTACGACTGGAAGCGCATCATCGGCGAGATACGCCGCATGCAGAGGGGGATACGCATCTTCAGTCTCGGTG is part of the Spirochaetota bacterium genome and encodes:
- the dgoD gene encoding galactonate dehydratase; translated protein: MKVTGLKTFICDVYRTNWVLVKVMTDEGIYGVGEATLEHRELAVEAAVRELERYLVGKDPHNIEAFWAEAYRDSYWRNGPVLMTALSGVEMALWDIKGKALGVPVYQLLGGKVRDEVPCYANAWFAGSKTPADFAAKAKETVKLGYKGLKWDPFGKAYLSLTAEEFNTAVECVEAVRDAAGKNVFLMIEGHGRLDIPTAVRVGHALEKFDIYWFEEPIPPGDLKGLAEVKRRINIPVAAGERLFGRWEYRDFFELECADFAQPDLSHAGGIMEMKKIAAMAECHYIPFCPHNPIGAVTNAATLQLAACVTNFHLLETMSNDVPYRSALTTEKIQFENGMMKIPDAPGLGIDINEEELAKHPYTPHNLRHFNGDLTMIRPKDAGGWTK
- a CDS encoding LamG-like jellyroll fold domain-containing protein, yielding MQIDNRKAVPIILLVILNCVASLLLYAGETPLIHIDFEDLSGRSSLIDLGRNKTGIHDGGFNYSPNLPPGHREGFSLELSKSESISYPSVRETLSNFTVMCWVFPIERGEWTRPLGNVMPDVSAGFAISMGPKMSFRFGFAQKSNGSSIKNCSVQFADESIPVGVWSHLAVVYLAGSEIKGFVNGKEMSAVSKYPSKNWGAIVTSSAKFSLNGGNKKSALRMDGVYLFTNALSVEQIGDWAEHPDTSYLTNSKLMDTVLKDESEYIIGNTGGKTDSQETATGALGLSIDCTKSLGKVNPAVMGTCLRPQRVTSYETVRFNDVGDFQSSGYGLIQSFSANGVNRLAPIFKNTSTRLWMQTMPNETVLWEMQAPLIKAMYPAKYFVLNNTAQGSYKNKVAYRSESDNTLVGTAQPKVYAGGALTAWLRLKEILGTEIFEMYYEIWNEPQFPGNGTWDPVSFAAYTKDAARHVRSIGKKIKIAASLNLGDAVWNDQLLQRIQPEEIDCVVNHNYGSSWINISKDTGETYFARMGEIAKQYALIGNNLELTAKYGRGNWEYAITEWNIHPEGYKGLFPANGDMAAALYHGMMLNLFLEKKVSAAQQFQLQGTTHFGLIRDADALAPFPAFFVYDFYTRYLKGSLVHTVVQSPTFPWRTAPVEGKPDTKVYDEKVQALRAVASRTTTHLNVILINLLPKTDVRIPITLTGAVPHGTIISEELNGWDLGGLSSTAEEIISKVYETNEAVASCYDGKELTLSVRRHGLKAFRIPIKTAER
- a CDS encoding glycoside hydrolase family 16 protein, with the translated sequence MNKHVESLLPKGKKWKLVWHDEFEGPTLDESKWSYRLHLMHKRHETFSDGGVIFDGKSNILLPLIKDGDNFRSPHLQTGANFMDMPEEAYGKSMYKWPIGKFQEQKFLHKYGYYECRCKLQTEPGWWSAFWLQSPIIGAAPDANFSGVEVDIMENFARDGIVYHNNHWDGYGADHKQAASGKRSLTETPDGFHVFGLDWSPDGYTYYIDGEKSWFVEGPVSDREQFVLISTECNGYRNSDSPSDELKQAKLPDYFIVDHVRVFDLVE